The proteins below come from a single Drosophila teissieri strain GT53w chromosome 3L, Prin_Dtei_1.1, whole genome shotgun sequence genomic window:
- the LOC122616523 gene encoding mitochondrial assembly of ribosomal large subunit protein 1: MLTRVFRLVHDRRLSVPVLRCFHHEFTKPPQQPAKGQEIEGNPAKTLVAGVQDKYKIFRDEEATEIFDVEEARNLEQELPEEEVEPDQYYGLNLKRGVRGVFDVEDLVELLRKENVDDIFVCYVPENLKYVDHLVVCSGRSYRHMLSTAEFVRRMFKIKRTKGDILPRIEGDKSRDWMAMDLGNIALHIFSPSAREEYDLESLWAIGSQYDLESQKAHNSYDDIFMAQTPISVVENSTLKT; this comes from the exons ATGCTGACCCGCGTGTTCCGCCTGGTTCACGACAGACGTCTGAGTGTGCCTGTCCTGCGTTGCTTCCATCACGAGTTCACCAAGCCGCCACAACAGCCAGCCAAGGGCCAGGAAATCGAAGGGAATCCCGCAAAGACTTTGGTTGCCGGCGTGCAGGACAAGTACAAAATATTTCGTGATGAGGAGGCCACGGAGATTTTTGATGTGGAAGAGGCGCGCAATCTGGAGCAGGAACTTCCAGAGGAGGAAGTGGAGCCGGATCAGTATTACGGCCTAAATTTAAAGC GAGGCGTTCGCGGAGTGTTTGATGTTGAGGACTTGGTTGAGCTGCTACGCAAGGAGAATGTGGATGACATATTCGTCTGCTACGTGCCGGAAAACCTGAAGTATGTGGACCATCTGGTGGTCTGCAGTGGACGCAGCTACCGGCACATGCTGTCTACGGCGGAGTTCGTGCGCCGAATGTTCAAGATCAAGCGCACCAAGGGTGACATTCTGCCACGCATCGAGGGCGATAAGAGCCGGGATTGGATGGCCATGGACTTGG GCAACATTGCCCTGCACATATTTTCACCCAGTGCTCGCGAGGAATACGATCTGGAGTCGCTGTGGGCCATTGGCTCACAATACGACCTCGAAAGCCAAAAGGCGCATAATTCCTATGACGATATTTTCATGGCCCAAACGCCCATTTCTGTTGTGGAAAATTCGACACTAAAGAcataa